One genomic window of Cupriavidus malaysiensis includes the following:
- the acs gene encoding acetate--CoA ligase: MSAIESVMQEHRVFNPPASFVEQAAISGMEAYQALCDEAERDYEGFWARHARELLHWNQPFTKVLDESDAPFYKWFEDGQLNASYNCLERNLENGNADKIAIVFEADDGTVTRVSYRELHARVCRFANGLKSLGIAKGDRVVIYMPMSIEGVVAMQACARIGATHSVVFGGFSAKSLQERLVDVGAVALITADEQMRGGKALPLKAIADEALALGGCEAVKNVIVYRRTGGKVSWSEGRDRSMEDVSAGQADTCEAVPVDAEHPLFVLYTSGSTGKPKGVQHSTGGYLLWALMTMRWTFDVKPDDLFWCTADIGWITGHTYIAYGPLAAGATQLMFEGVPTYPNAGRFWDMIQRHKVSIFYTAPTAIRSLIKAADADEKIHPRQYDLSSLRLLGTVGEPINPEAWMWYYQNIGGERCPIVDTFWQTETGGHVITPLPGATPLVPGSCTLPLPGIMAAVVDETGNDVPNGHGGILVIKRPWPSMIRTIWGDPERFKKSYFPEELGGRLYLAGDGSIRDKDTGYFTIMGRIDDVLNVSGHRMGTMEIESALVANPLVAEAAVVGRPDDTTGEAICAFVVLKRARPDGAEAEQIAAELRNWVGKEIGPIAKPKDIRFGDNLPKTRSGKIMRRLLRSLAKGEEITQDTSTLENPQILDQLKQAR; encoded by the coding sequence ATGTCCGCCATCGAATCGGTGATGCAAGAGCATCGCGTCTTCAACCCCCCCGCATCGTTCGTCGAGCAGGCGGCCATCTCCGGCATGGAGGCCTACCAGGCCCTGTGCGACGAGGCCGAGCGCGACTACGAGGGCTTCTGGGCACGCCACGCACGCGAGCTGCTGCACTGGAACCAGCCCTTCACCAAGGTGCTCGACGAGAGCGACGCCCCCTTCTACAAGTGGTTCGAGGACGGCCAGCTCAACGCTTCCTACAACTGCCTGGAGCGCAATCTCGAGAACGGCAACGCCGACAAGATCGCCATCGTCTTCGAAGCTGACGACGGCACCGTGACCCGCGTCAGCTACCGCGAGCTGCATGCGCGCGTGTGCCGCTTTGCCAACGGCCTGAAATCGCTCGGCATCGCCAAGGGCGACCGTGTGGTGATCTACATGCCGATGTCGATCGAAGGCGTGGTCGCGATGCAGGCCTGCGCCCGCATCGGCGCCACCCACTCGGTGGTGTTCGGCGGCTTCTCGGCCAAATCGCTGCAGGAGCGCCTGGTCGATGTCGGCGCGGTGGCACTGATCACCGCCGACGAACAGATGCGCGGCGGCAAGGCGCTGCCGCTCAAGGCCATCGCCGACGAGGCGCTGGCGCTGGGCGGCTGCGAGGCCGTCAAGAACGTGATCGTCTACCGCCGCACCGGTGGCAAAGTCAGCTGGAGCGAAGGCCGTGACCGTTCGATGGAGGACGTATCCGCCGGACAGGCGGACACCTGCGAGGCGGTACCGGTCGACGCCGAACACCCGCTCTTCGTGCTCTACACCTCCGGCTCCACCGGCAAGCCCAAGGGGGTGCAGCACAGCACCGGCGGCTACCTGCTGTGGGCCTTGATGACGATGCGCTGGACCTTCGACGTCAAGCCGGATGACCTCTTCTGGTGCACGGCGGACATCGGCTGGATCACCGGCCACACTTATATCGCCTACGGCCCGCTGGCAGCCGGCGCGACCCAGCTGATGTTCGAGGGCGTGCCGACCTATCCGAACGCGGGCCGTTTCTGGGACATGATCCAGCGCCACAAGGTCAGCATCTTCTACACGGCGCCGACGGCGATCCGCTCGCTGATCAAGGCGGCCGACGCCGACGAGAAGATCCATCCGCGCCAGTACGACCTGTCCAGCCTGCGCCTGCTGGGCACGGTGGGCGAGCCGATCAATCCCGAGGCTTGGATGTGGTACTACCAGAACATCGGCGGCGAGCGCTGCCCGATCGTCGACACCTTCTGGCAGACCGAGACCGGCGGCCACGTGATCACGCCGCTGCCGGGCGCGACGCCGCTGGTGCCGGGTTCCTGCACGCTGCCGCTGCCGGGCATCATGGCGGCAGTGGTCGACGAGACCGGCAACGACGTGCCCAACGGGCATGGCGGCATCCTGGTGATCAAGCGTCCGTGGCCGTCGATGATCCGCACCATCTGGGGCGATCCGGAGCGCTTCAAGAAGAGCTACTTCCCCGAGGAGCTGGGCGGCCGCCTGTACCTGGCCGGCGACGGTTCGATCCGCGACAAGGACACCGGCTACTTCACCATCATGGGCCGCATCGACGATGTGCTGAACGTGTCCGGCCATCGCATGGGCACCATGGAGATCGAGTCGGCCCTGGTGGCCAACCCGCTGGTGGCGGAGGCGGCCGTGGTGGGCCGCCCCGACGACACCACCGGCGAAGCGATCTGCGCCTTCGTCGTGCTCAAGCGCGCGCGTCCGGATGGCGCCGAGGCCGAGCAGATCGCCGCCGAGCTGCGCAACTGGGTGGGCAAGGAGATCGGCCCGATCGCCAAGCCCAAGGACATCCGCTTCGGCGACAACCTGCCCAAGACCCGTTCCGGCAAGATCATGCGGCGCCTGCTGCGCTCTCTGGCCAAGGGCGAGGAAATCACGCAGGACACCTCGACGCTGGAGAACCCGCAGATCCTCGACCAGCTCAAGCAGGCACGCTGA
- a CDS encoding hemin uptake protein HemP → MSTFALPLPQPREVTRRRLSLRRVEVNPAQPRRETPAAAAIETVKCAVAALPARLEALVRDSRPAAPATGEPVHLDTLMRGASTLPILHNGEVYTLRITRYGKLILTK, encoded by the coding sequence ATGAGCACCTTTGCCCTGCCGCTGCCGCAACCGCGCGAAGTCACCCGCCGGCGTCTATCCTTGCGCCGCGTTGAAGTGAACCCCGCGCAGCCGCGCCGGGAAACGCCGGCGGCTGCGGCAATCGAAACCGTGAAATGCGCAGTGGCGGCGCTGCCCGCCCGTCTCGAGGCTCTGGTCCGGGACAGCCGGCCCGCGGCACCCGCCACGGGTGAACCGGTGCATCTCGACACCTTGATGCGGGGCGCCAGCACGCTGCCGATCCTGCACAACGGCGAGGTCTACACCTTGCGCATCACGCGCTACGGCAAGCTGATCCTGACCAAATAA
- a CDS encoding MotA/TolQ/ExbB proton channel family protein: MQDLGLSHLWAQGDFVMRATAIILLIMSLSSWIVILTKAWDLVRLKKMAQGAEKRFWHSDDFDHALETLGASDANPFRTLAITGKEAAQHHRASQPQLHDVMDISDWLTRSLKSAIDDAVSRMQSGLAVLASVGSTAPFVGLFGTVWGIYHALIGIGASGVPTIDKVAGPVGEALIMTAFGLAVAIPAVLGYNALTRGNKSVISKLNRFAHDLHAYFVTGARVRPGTGRTGEDGSVRLAVKN, from the coding sequence ATGCAGGACCTCGGACTCTCCCACCTCTGGGCGCAAGGCGATTTCGTCATGCGTGCGACCGCCATCATTCTGCTCATCATGTCGCTGTCTTCGTGGATCGTGATCCTCACCAAGGCGTGGGATCTGGTCCGCCTGAAGAAGATGGCGCAGGGCGCGGAAAAGCGCTTCTGGCACTCGGATGACTTCGACCACGCACTCGAGACCCTGGGCGCCAGCGATGCCAATCCCTTCCGCACGCTGGCCATCACCGGCAAGGAAGCCGCCCAGCACCACCGCGCCAGCCAGCCGCAGCTGCACGACGTGATGGATATCTCGGACTGGCTGACCCGTTCGCTGAAGAGCGCCATCGACGACGCCGTGTCGCGCATGCAATCCGGCCTGGCCGTGCTGGCCTCGGTCGGCTCGACCGCGCCTTTCGTGGGCCTGTTCGGCACCGTGTGGGGTATCTACCATGCACTGATCGGCATCGGCGCGTCGGGCGTGCCGACCATCGACAAGGTAGCCGGCCCGGTCGGCGAAGCGCTGATCATGACGGCCTTCGGCCTGGCCGTGGCGATCCCGGCGGTGCTCGGCTACAACGCCCTGACGCGCGGCAACAAGTCGGTCATCTCGAAGCTCAACCGCTTCGCCCACGACCTGCACGCCTACTTCGTGACCGGCGCCCGCGTGCGTCCCGGCACGGGCCGCACGGGCGAAGACGGCTCGGTGCGCCTGGCCGTGAAGAACTGA
- a CDS encoding YeiH family protein, with product MSTSLTASRADNASPAWRTRVLTLLPLGGIAWLAMVLADHPAISRYGLSALTLAMCAGMVAANTMPRDWLAPLAPGMQLARHHMLRIGVALYGLRLTFGAIAALGVSGVVVPLLMLVATLLVGTWLGASLFGLSRREALLVSAGSAICGAAAAIAVSSVLRSDDKQTAVAVATVVLFGTAGMLLYPYLFTLATQQWHWPVTERLFGIFTGATLHEVAQVIAAGKMVSDATADAAVVAKMVRVLALGPLLLGMALWQRSASRGSGKQVAAGEGRGTLVSLRKSVPWFAVGFVVVMAVHSAGWVPQAWMAGLTALDNWLLACAMLAIGLHTRLGDLLRAGRRPLALAGLLFVFLMAAGAALCAVMA from the coding sequence ATGTCCACCAGCCTGACCGCCTCGCGTGCCGACAATGCATCGCCGGCCTGGCGCACGCGAGTGCTGACTTTGCTGCCCCTGGGCGGCATCGCATGGCTGGCCATGGTGCTGGCCGACCACCCCGCCATCTCGCGCTACGGCCTGAGCGCGCTGACCCTTGCCATGTGTGCCGGCATGGTGGCTGCCAACACCATGCCGCGTGACTGGCTGGCGCCGCTGGCGCCGGGCATGCAGTTGGCGCGCCATCATATGCTGCGTATCGGTGTGGCCTTGTACGGGCTGCGCCTGACGTTCGGCGCGATCGCCGCGCTGGGCGTCTCCGGAGTGGTCGTACCCTTGCTCATGCTGGTTGCCACCCTGCTGGTCGGTACCTGGCTGGGCGCCTCGCTGTTCGGGCTGAGCCGGCGCGAGGCCCTGCTGGTCAGCGCCGGCAGCGCGATCTGCGGCGCCGCCGCGGCCATCGCCGTGTCGTCGGTGCTGCGCAGCGACGACAAGCAGACCGCCGTGGCCGTGGCGACCGTGGTGTTGTTCGGCACGGCCGGCATGCTGCTCTACCCCTATCTCTTCACCCTGGCCACGCAGCAATGGCACTGGCCGGTGACGGAGCGCCTGTTCGGCATTTTCACCGGCGCCACCCTGCATGAAGTGGCGCAAGTGATCGCGGCGGGCAAGATGGTCAGCGACGCCACCGCGGACGCCGCGGTGGTAGCGAAGATGGTGCGCGTGCTGGCGCTTGGCCCGCTGCTGCTGGGCATGGCCCTGTGGCAGCGTAGTGCTTCGCGCGGATCGGGGAAGCAGGTGGCAGCGGGAGAGGGGCGGGGCACCCTGGTGTCGCTGCGGAAGTCAGTGCCCTGGTTCGCGGTGGGCTTCGTGGTGGTCATGGCCGTGCATTCGGCAGGCTGGGTGCCGCAGGCGTGGATGGCCGGACTGACGGCTCTGGACAACTGGCTGCTGGCCTGCGCCATGCTGGCCATCGGCCTGCATACGCGCCTTGGCGACCTGCTGCGCGCGGGGCGGCGGCCGCTGGCGCTGGCCGGCCTGCTGTTCGTGTTCCTGATGGCGGCCGGCGCTGCATTGTGCGCCGTCATGGCGTAA
- a CDS encoding fumarate hydratase, translating into MTAIKQEDLIQSVADSLQYISYYHPMDYITSLGRAYELEQSPAAKDAIAQILTNSRMCAEGKRPICQDTGIVTVFLKIGMNVRWDDATMSLEDMVNEGVRRAYNDPDNKLRASVLADPAGKRTNTKDNSPAVINVSVVPGDTVDVIVAAKGGGSEAKSKFVMLNPSDSIVDWVLKTVPTMGAGWCPPGMLGIGIGGTAEKAMLLAKEALMEPIDIQDLIARGPSNRAEELRIELYEKVNALGIGAQGLGGLATVLDVKIKDYPTHAANLPVAMIPNCAATRHAHFTLDGSGPAKLEAPDLSQWPKVEWAPNTETSKRVDLNALTPEEVASWKPGQTLLLNGKMLTGRDAAHKRIADMLAKGEKLPIDFTNRVIYYVGPVDPVRDEVVGPAGPTTATRMDKFTETMLSQTGLIAMIGKAERGPVAIESIQKHKSAYLMAVGGAAYLVSKAIRGAKVLAFEDLGMEAIYEFDVKDMPVTVAVDSSGISVHKTGPAEWQARIGKIPVAAA; encoded by the coding sequence ATGACCGCCATCAAGCAAGAAGACCTCATCCAGAGCGTCGCCGACTCCCTGCAGTACATCAGCTACTACCACCCGATGGACTACATCACCAGCCTGGGCCGTGCCTATGAGCTGGAGCAGAGCCCGGCGGCGAAGGACGCGATCGCCCAGATCCTGACCAACAGCCGCATGTGCGCGGAAGGCAAGCGGCCCATCTGCCAGGACACCGGCATCGTCACCGTGTTCCTGAAGATCGGCATGAACGTGCGCTGGGATGACGCCACGATGAGCCTGGAAGACATGGTCAACGAAGGCGTGCGCCGCGCCTACAACGACCCGGACAACAAGCTGCGCGCCAGCGTGCTGGCCGATCCGGCAGGCAAGCGCACCAATACCAAGGACAACTCCCCGGCGGTGATCAACGTCTCCGTCGTACCGGGCGACACGGTCGACGTGATCGTCGCGGCCAAGGGCGGCGGCTCCGAGGCGAAATCCAAGTTCGTGATGCTGAACCCGTCCGACTCGATCGTCGACTGGGTGCTCAAGACCGTGCCGACCATGGGTGCCGGCTGGTGCCCGCCGGGCATGCTCGGCATCGGTATCGGCGGCACCGCGGAAAAGGCGATGCTGCTGGCCAAGGAAGCCCTGATGGAGCCCATCGACATCCAGGACCTGATCGCGCGCGGCCCGTCCAATCGCGCCGAGGAACTGCGCATCGAACTGTACGAGAAGGTCAACGCACTGGGCATCGGTGCGCAGGGCCTGGGCGGCCTGGCCACCGTGCTCGACGTGAAGATCAAGGACTACCCGACCCACGCCGCCAACCTGCCGGTGGCCATGATCCCGAACTGCGCCGCCACCCGCCACGCGCACTTCACGCTGGACGGCAGCGGCCCGGCCAAGCTGGAAGCGCCTGACCTGTCGCAATGGCCGAAGGTCGAGTGGGCGCCGAACACCGAGACCTCCAAGCGCGTCGACCTGAACGCGCTGACGCCGGAAGAAGTAGCCTCGTGGAAGCCGGGCCAGACCCTGCTGCTGAACGGCAAGATGCTGACCGGCCGCGATGCCGCACACAAGCGTATCGCCGACATGCTGGCCAAGGGCGAGAAGCTGCCCATCGACTTCACCAACCGTGTGATCTACTACGTCGGCCCGGTCGATCCGGTGCGTGACGAAGTGGTGGGTCCGGCCGGCCCGACCACCGCCACCCGCATGGACAAGTTCACCGAGACCATGCTGTCGCAGACCGGCCTGATCGCGATGATCGGCAAGGCCGAGCGTGGCCCGGTGGCGATCGAGTCCATCCAGAAGCACAAGTCGGCCTACCTGATGGCCGTCGGCGGTGCCGCCTACCTGGTCTCCAAGGCCATCCGCGGCGCCAAGGTGCTGGCCTTCGAAGACCTCGGCATGGAAGCCATCTACGAGTTCGACGTCAAGGACATGCCGGTCACCGTGGCGGTCGACAGCTCGGGCATCTCCGTGCACAAGACCGGCCCCGCCGAATGGCAGGCCAGGATCGGCAAGATCCCCGTCGCGGCCGCCTGA
- a CDS encoding AAA family ATPase: protein MEFTRNADEERSTVLRATPGAGTSSALDWMCAQFALRVVCALGPRFNLRSNINDVLTVSAQELVWPYGVVLRVQRFLAARCADMPAWKGAARLPAEEFLERHGQWNSAFDESALFYYLDEYVKYHAKDMYAVFEVSAAAIAARLEGERVLLVRNIDMLSHVLDLPEHERKLLLYAALAKYKRDLRAVMVDCKVAHSQEAFQILAGLTGASPAEVAASLRPGSRLETLNLIEQPLPENSVTDLGDLMRLSDRLLHVLLGNYADEADMMAVFTRPAAPPTLDCSDYPHVETDARYLSALLGNATRQHAAGVNILLYGPPGTGKTEFARLIAREAGCELYEVDCLDRDGNSLSGKDRYRSLQVSQAFLRGRPRTALLFDEVEDVFPGSARELMSLLGHEDARGSVNGKAWVNQTLEENPVPVIWISNSIRQIDPAYLRRFQFHLELKVPPPMVRENILRKHLQGLQVSEAFIAALAARKTLTPAQVQSAARFVELARPGVQEPAEALILRQLDHADRAMGLRPEAEARPVVTHYRLDYLNLETRYAVDKIIQALQARQRGTLCFFGPPGTGKTALAEHIAAALDLPLMIRRASDLMSKYVGETEQQIAAMFARAEEDGAVLLLDEADSFMQSRQNAVRNYEVSEVNEMLQGMERFNGIFLCTTNLFDRIDEAALRRFSFKIRFLPLKPAQRVAMFTDEALGGDAGALSDSMRRELDAMDCLTPGDFATVKRQCVLLGEALTPEEFLAQLRQEHAVKPEVRQRRPLGFLQ, encoded by the coding sequence ATGGAATTCACCCGCAATGCCGATGAGGAGCGTTCGACCGTCCTGCGCGCCACGCCGGGGGCCGGCACCAGTTCCGCGCTCGACTGGATGTGCGCGCAGTTCGCGCTGCGCGTGGTCTGCGCGCTCGGTCCGCGCTTCAACCTGCGCAGCAACATCAACGACGTGCTGACGGTCAGCGCCCAGGAACTGGTCTGGCCCTATGGCGTGGTGCTGCGCGTGCAGCGTTTCCTGGCTGCCCGCTGTGCCGACATGCCGGCCTGGAAGGGCGCCGCCCGCCTGCCGGCCGAGGAGTTCCTGGAGCGCCACGGTCAGTGGAACAGTGCCTTCGACGAGAGCGCTCTGTTCTACTACCTGGACGAGTACGTCAAGTACCACGCCAAGGACATGTACGCGGTCTTCGAGGTGTCGGCCGCCGCCATCGCTGCCCGCCTGGAAGGCGAGCGGGTGCTGCTGGTGCGCAATATCGACATGCTCAGCCATGTGCTCGACCTGCCCGAGCACGAGCGCAAGCTGCTGCTCTATGCCGCGCTGGCGAAGTACAAGCGCGACCTGCGCGCGGTGATGGTCGACTGCAAGGTGGCGCACAGCCAGGAGGCGTTCCAGATCCTCGCCGGCCTGACCGGCGCCAGCCCCGCCGAGGTGGCCGCTTCGCTGCGGCCCGGCTCGCGCCTGGAGACGCTGAACCTGATCGAACAGCCGCTGCCGGAGAACAGCGTGACCGACCTGGGCGATCTGATGCGCCTGTCGGACCGGCTGCTGCACGTGCTGCTGGGAAACTACGCCGACGAGGCCGACATGATGGCGGTCTTCACGCGGCCGGCGGCGCCGCCGACGCTGGACTGCTCGGACTATCCGCACGTCGAGACCGACGCGCGCTACCTGTCCGCCCTGCTCGGCAACGCCACGCGCCAGCACGCCGCGGGGGTCAATATCCTGCTGTACGGGCCGCCCGGTACCGGCAAGACGGAATTCGCGCGGCTGATCGCGCGCGAGGCGGGCTGCGAGCTGTACGAGGTCGATTGCCTCGATCGCGACGGCAACAGCCTGTCGGGCAAGGACCGCTATCGTTCGCTGCAGGTCTCGCAGGCATTCCTGCGCGGGCGGCCGCGCACCGCGCTGCTGTTCGATGAGGTCGAGGACGTGTTCCCGGGCAGCGCGCGTGAGCTGATGAGCCTGCTCGGGCACGAGGACGCGCGCGGCTCGGTCAACGGCAAGGCCTGGGTCAACCAGACGCTGGAGGAGAACCCGGTGCCGGTGATCTGGATCTCGAACTCGATCCGGCAGATCGATCCGGCCTACCTGCGGCGTTTCCAGTTCCACCTGGAGCTGAAGGTGCCGCCGCCGATGGTGCGCGAGAACATCCTGCGCAAGCACTTGCAAGGCCTGCAGGTCAGCGAGGCCTTCATCGCCGCGCTGGCCGCGCGCAAGACGCTGACGCCGGCCCAGGTGCAGTCGGCGGCGCGCTTCGTCGAACTGGCGCGTCCCGGCGTGCAGGAGCCGGCGGAAGCCCTGATCCTGCGCCAGCTCGATCACGCCGATCGGGCCATGGGGCTGCGTCCGGAGGCCGAGGCGCGCCCGGTGGTGACGCATTACCGGCTCGACTACCTGAACCTGGAAACGCGCTATGCGGTCGACAAGATCATCCAGGCGCTGCAGGCGCGCCAGCGCGGCACCCTGTGCTTCTTCGGCCCGCCCGGGACCGGCAAGACCGCGCTGGCCGAACATATCGCCGCCGCCCTGGACCTGCCGCTGATGATCCGCCGCGCCTCCGACCTGATGAGCAAGTACGTGGGCGAGACGGAGCAGCAGATCGCGGCCATGTTCGCGCGCGCGGAGGAGGACGGCGCCGTGCTGCTGCTCGACGAGGCCGACAGCTTCATGCAGAGCCGGCAGAACGCGGTGCGCAACTACGAGGTGTCCGAGGTCAACGAAATGCTGCAAGGCATGGAGCGCTTCAACGGCATCTTCCTCTGCACCACCAATCTGTTCGATCGCATCGATGAGGCTGCGCTGCGGCGCTTTTCGTTCAAGATCCGCTTCCTGCCGCTGAAGCCGGCACAGCGTGTGGCCATGTTCACCGACGAGGCGCTGGGCGGCGACGCGGGTGCCTTGAGCGATAGCATGCGCCGCGAACTCGATGCGATGGACTGCCTGACCCCCGGTGACTTCGCAACTGTGAAGCGTCAGTGCGTGCTGCTGGGCGAAGCGCTGACACCTGAGGAGTTCCTGGCGCAGCTGCGCCAGGAGCATGCGGTCAAGCCCGAGGTCAGGCAGCGTCGCCCGCTCGGCTTCCTGCAGTAG
- a CDS encoding ExbD/TolR family protein, producing the protein MAFGTLEGDDDEVMSEINMTPLVDVMLVLLIIFIITIPVINHAVKIDLPRATNQPNDQKPQNINVSIDAAGKVYWNQAEVDDATLDNNIAQAAKQEPQPELHLRADRDVRYERVAQVMAAAQHGGLGKIGFITEPKH; encoded by the coding sequence ATGGCATTCGGCACCCTGGAAGGTGACGACGACGAGGTGATGAGCGAGATCAACATGACGCCGCTGGTCGACGTCATGCTGGTATTGCTGATCATCTTCATCATCACCATTCCCGTGATCAACCACGCGGTCAAGATCGATCTGCCGCGCGCGACCAACCAGCCCAACGACCAGAAGCCGCAGAACATCAACGTGTCGATCGATGCAGCCGGCAAGGTCTACTGGAACCAGGCCGAAGTGGATGACGCCACCCTGGACAACAACATCGCACAGGCTGCCAAGCAGGAACCCCAGCCTGAACTGCACCTGCGCGCTGACCGCGACGTACGCTACGAGCGCGTGGCGCAGGTCATGGCCGCGGCCCAGCACGGCGGCCTCGGCAAGATCGGCTTCATCACCGAACCCAAGCACTGA
- the murI gene encoding glutamate racemase, which produces MNQPANDAPIGIFDSGLGGLSVLREIRALLPHESLLYIADSKYAPYGEKPERFVEARTLQVCRWLADQGCKALVIACNTATVHAVQTLRETLPLPIIGVEPGLKPAAAASRSKVVGVLATANTLKGAKFARLLASLDGESRFLCTAGIGLVDAIERGDVGSAAVRASLAGFLQPMLDAGADTLVLGCTHYPFLTDTLVEMIGGRMALIDTGAAVARQLARRLAEHGIAAAPGAAPFTRYATTKEASHLQDMVAALLHVDAQAETIVIEPAPPLDAAAHVLR; this is translated from the coding sequence GTGAACCAGCCCGCCAACGACGCTCCCATCGGCATCTTCGATTCCGGCCTCGGCGGCCTGTCGGTCCTGCGCGAGATCCGCGCGCTGCTGCCGCACGAATCGCTGCTGTATATCGCCGATTCGAAGTACGCCCCCTATGGCGAGAAGCCGGAGCGCTTCGTCGAGGCGCGCACGCTGCAGGTCTGCCGCTGGCTGGCCGACCAAGGCTGCAAGGCGCTGGTGATCGCCTGCAATACCGCCACCGTCCATGCCGTGCAGACGCTGCGCGAGACGCTGCCGCTACCCATCATCGGGGTAGAGCCCGGCCTGAAGCCGGCCGCCGCCGCCAGCCGCAGCAAGGTGGTGGGCGTGCTCGCCACGGCCAATACGCTCAAGGGCGCGAAGTTCGCGCGCCTGCTGGCTTCGCTCGACGGCGAGAGCCGCTTCCTCTGCACCGCCGGCATCGGCCTGGTGGACGCAATCGAGCGCGGCGACGTCGGCAGCGCGGCGGTGCGCGCCAGCCTGGCCGGCTTCCTGCAGCCCATGCTGGACGCCGGCGCCGACACGCTGGTACTGGGCTGCACCCACTACCCCTTCCTGACGGACACGCTGGTGGAGATGATCGGCGGACGCATGGCGCTGATCGATACCGGCGCCGCGGTCGCGCGTCAGCTCGCGCGCCGGCTGGCCGAGCACGGCATCGCCGCCGCGCCCGGCGCGGCCCCCTTCACGCGCTATGCAACGACCAAGGAAGCCAGCCACCTGCAGGATATGGTCGCCGCCCTGCTGCACGTCGACGCGCAGGCGGAAACGATCGTCATCGAACCGGCGCCGCCGCTGGACGCGGCGGCACATGTCCTGCGCTGA
- a CDS encoding energy transducer TonB: MFDQRFFKITVAVLLFHAGLLYLVQSGLARKFTEAVISPEIVARIIPLEPPAPPAPPPPKPQSKPEPPKQVKVTTPRPQPQPQQPKVEPVASLPPTPNAIEAPPAPPAPPAPAAPAEPPAPVSSAPRAVGIGEIQCSPPQPVYPSQSRRMGETGRAVVRLTTDESGKVVKTSVSTSSGSSRLDQAAEDAVKRMRCKPYMDNGRAVAVTAQQPIAFELN; this comes from the coding sequence ATGTTCGATCAACGATTCTTCAAGATCACGGTTGCCGTCCTGCTGTTCCACGCGGGACTGCTGTATCTGGTCCAGAGCGGTCTGGCGCGCAAGTTCACCGAAGCCGTGATCTCGCCTGAGATCGTGGCACGCATCATCCCGCTGGAGCCGCCCGCGCCGCCGGCACCGCCGCCACCCAAACCCCAGTCCAAACCCGAGCCGCCCAAGCAGGTCAAGGTGACGACGCCCAGACCGCAGCCGCAGCCGCAGCAGCCCAAGGTCGAACCGGTCGCCTCGCTGCCACCGACGCCCAACGCGATCGAGGCGCCGCCCGCGCCACCGGCACCGCCTGCGCCAGCCGCACCGGCCGAGCCGCCGGCCCCGGTATCGAGCGCGCCGCGCGCGGTCGGCATCGGCGAGATCCAGTGCTCGCCGCCGCAGCCGGTCTATCCGTCGCAGTCGCGCCGCATGGGCGAGACCGGGCGCGCCGTGGTACGCCTGACCACCGATGAGAGCGGCAAGGTCGTCAAGACCAGCGTGTCCACGTCGAGCGGATCGTCGCGCCTGGATCAGGCGGCGGAAGACGCCGTCAAGCGCATGCGCTGCAAGCCGTACATGGACAACGGCCGTGCCGTGGCGGTGACCGCGCAGCAGCCGATCGCCTTCGAACTCAACTGA
- a CDS encoding heme-binding protein, translating into MQQKTVLTADDVKKVLAAAEAEAKANHWAVAIVVVDDGGHPLAMVRLDGAAPISAYIATEKARTSSLGRRESKIYEDMINNGRHSFTTAPVLQGMLEGGVPIVVNDQVVGAVGVSGVKSAEDAQIARAGIAALGV; encoded by the coding sequence ATGCAGCAGAAAACCGTGCTGACGGCTGATGACGTGAAGAAGGTGCTTGCCGCGGCAGAAGCCGAGGCGAAGGCCAATCACTGGGCCGTCGCGATCGTCGTGGTCGACGATGGCGGCCATCCTCTTGCCATGGTGCGCCTGGACGGCGCTGCCCCGATCTCGGCCTATATCGCCACCGAGAAGGCCCGCACTTCCTCGCTGGGTCGCCGCGAGTCCAAGATCTACGAGGACATGATCAACAACGGCCGCCACTCCTTCACGACGGCCCCGGTGCTGCAAGGCATGCTGGAAGGCGGCGTGCCCATCGTGGTCAACGACCAGGTGGTCGGTGCGGTCGGTGTCTCGGGAGTCAAGTCGGCCGAAGATGCCCAGATCGCCCGCGCTGGCATCGCCGCGCTGGGAGTCTGA